A genome region from Nocardiopsis exhalans includes the following:
- a CDS encoding gamma-glutamyltransferase family protein — MPGFTTRPQLRGDFGMVASTHWLASATGMSVLERGGNAFDAAVAAGFTLQVVEPHLNGPGGEVPVVFKARNGSPRVLCGQGVSPATASIEAFESRGLDRIPGSGVLAATVPGSFDAWMLLLRDHGTMSVRDVLDHAIGLAERGYPVLDRIAAAIRTLSPVFSRHWAGSAAVYLPHGAAPAAGSRLRNPALAATYRRIVAEAETVGEGREAQIEAARRSWSQGFVAEAVGAFLAGPVPNGVGEPQQALLTAQDLADWSASYEDPASASYGSHTVHKTGPWGQGPVMLQQLRMAEARGVGADAHEGVSADFVHRSTEIAKLAFADREAWYGDPDFSDVPIKELLSSDYAAERARLIDDGRACLDLRPGSPGGRTPFQPPVYLPGETPGDRTTGEPTVRNASGVQSTDLRGDTCHVDVVDSEGNMVSATPSGGWLSSSPVIPELGFPLGTRAQMFWLDPASPNALSPRRRPRTTLSPTLVTRSDGEAVLAIGTPGGDQQDQWTTTALLRVLNGVDDLQEALDTPMFHTNAFPSSFHPRETVPGDLVVEPGVGEEVVEDLRARGHRVQVADEWSLGRLAAVARDPESGELRAAADARGAQGYAAGR, encoded by the coding sequence ATGCCCGGCTTCACCACACGACCCCAACTACGCGGCGACTTCGGCATGGTCGCCTCCACCCACTGGCTGGCCAGCGCCACCGGGATGTCCGTTCTGGAGCGAGGCGGAAACGCCTTCGACGCCGCCGTCGCCGCGGGTTTCACCCTCCAGGTCGTCGAACCCCACCTGAACGGCCCCGGCGGTGAGGTCCCGGTCGTCTTCAAGGCACGGAACGGCTCCCCACGCGTGCTGTGCGGGCAGGGCGTCTCCCCCGCCACGGCGAGCATCGAGGCCTTCGAGAGCCGGGGGCTGGACCGTATTCCCGGCAGCGGGGTCCTGGCCGCCACCGTCCCCGGGTCCTTCGACGCCTGGATGCTGCTGCTGCGCGACCACGGCACCATGTCCGTACGCGACGTCCTCGACCACGCCATCGGGCTGGCCGAGCGTGGCTACCCCGTTCTGGACCGGATCGCCGCCGCCATCCGGACGCTCTCGCCGGTCTTCTCCCGGCACTGGGCGGGTTCGGCCGCCGTCTACCTGCCGCACGGCGCGGCCCCCGCCGCCGGTTCACGGCTGCGCAACCCCGCCCTGGCGGCCACCTACCGCCGCATCGTCGCCGAGGCCGAGACGGTGGGAGAGGGCCGTGAAGCGCAGATCGAGGCGGCCCGGCGCTCCTGGTCGCAGGGTTTCGTGGCCGAGGCGGTCGGCGCCTTCCTGGCCGGGCCCGTGCCCAACGGGGTCGGCGAACCCCAGCAGGCCCTCTTGACCGCGCAGGACCTGGCTGACTGGAGCGCGAGTTACGAGGATCCCGCCAGCGCCTCCTACGGCTCCCACACCGTGCACAAGACCGGGCCCTGGGGCCAGGGCCCCGTCATGCTCCAGCAGCTACGGATGGCCGAGGCCCGCGGAGTGGGCGCGGACGCGCACGAGGGGGTCAGCGCGGACTTCGTGCACCGTAGCACCGAGATCGCCAAGCTCGCCTTCGCCGACCGCGAGGCCTGGTACGGCGACCCGGACTTCTCCGATGTCCCGATCAAGGAGCTGCTGAGCTCGGACTACGCCGCCGAGCGGGCCCGCCTGATCGACGACGGCCGGGCCTGCCTGGATCTGCGCCCCGGCTCACCGGGCGGCCGCACGCCGTTCCAGCCACCGGTGTACCTGCCCGGGGAGACCCCGGGCGACCGCACCACCGGTGAGCCCACCGTCCGCAACGCCTCCGGTGTCCAATCCACCGACCTGCGCGGGGACACGTGCCACGTGGACGTGGTGGACTCCGAGGGCAACATGGTCTCGGCGACGCCCAGCGGCGGCTGGCTCAGCAGTTCGCCGGTCATCCCCGAACTCGGTTTCCCCCTGGGCACCCGGGCGCAGATGTTCTGGCTCGACCCGGCCTCCCCGAACGCCCTTTCGCCGCGGCGTCGGCCCCGCACCACCCTTTCGCCCACCCTGGTGACCCGGTCGGACGGCGAGGCCGTTCTGGCCATCGGCACGCCCGGTGGCGACCAGCAGGACCAGTGGACCACCACGGCACTGCTGCGCGTCCTCAACGGGGTGGACGACCTGCAGGAGGCCCTGGACACACCGATGTTCCACACCAACGCCTTCCCCAGTTCCTTCCACCCCCGCGAGACCGTGCCGGGCGACCTGGTCGTCGAGCCCGGGGTGGGCGAGGAGGTCGTCGAGGATCTGCGCGCCCGCGGGCACCGGGTCCAGGTGGCCGACGAGTGGTCGCTGGGCCGTCTGGCGGCCGTCGCCCGCGACCCGGAGAGCGGTGAGCTGCGCGCCGCCGCGGACGCCCGGGGCGCCCAGGGGTACGCGGCCGGGCGCTGA
- a CDS encoding glycerophosphodiester phosphodiesterase, producing the protein MAVGSGSALAAPAAEQADTATEATAEATAEKVTRKAGALPPQQLPPSRPLIAVAHRGASGYAPENTLAAIDEAYRLGAETVEVDVQLTSDDHLVLMHDTRLDRTTDVAEVFPGRASYDLADFTLAEIQRLDAGSSFSEEFAGEPVPLLGEALDLLHSYDMNLLLEIKKPALYPGIEHQISVELARRPHWLVPNAPDEPFRLVVQSFDWDSTRVSKGLLPSIPHALLGRVPEAEIGQYTWAHMINPNHTTIDADYVGAVHDAGLEIMPYTINDPARMRQVLEMGVDGFITDFPDVGQEAVAEFLAGTSAAAREYAAQQEQELAQQEQQEEPELAQEQDLELVSN; encoded by the coding sequence TTGGCTGTCGGATCGGGTTCCGCGCTCGCGGCCCCGGCCGCCGAACAAGCGGACACCGCAACCGAGGCCACCGCTGAGGCCACCGCCGAAAAGGTCACCCGCAAGGCTGGCGCCCTTCCTCCCCAGCAGCTGCCGCCGTCCCGCCCCCTCATCGCGGTCGCCCACCGAGGTGCCTCCGGATACGCACCCGAGAACACCCTCGCCGCGATCGACGAGGCGTACCGGCTCGGCGCGGAAACCGTGGAGGTGGACGTCCAGCTCACCTCCGACGACCACCTCGTGCTCATGCACGACACCCGGCTCGACCGCACCACCGACGTCGCCGAGGTCTTCCCGGGGCGCGCCTCCTACGACCTCGCCGACTTCACTCTCGCCGAGATCCAGCGCCTGGACGCCGGGTCGTCCTTCAGCGAGGAGTTCGCGGGCGAGCCCGTGCCGCTCCTGGGCGAGGCCCTGGACCTCCTGCACTCCTACGACATGAACCTCCTCCTCGAGATCAAGAAGCCCGCGCTCTACCCGGGCATCGAGCACCAGATCTCCGTGGAACTGGCCAGACGCCCGCACTGGCTGGTTCCGAACGCGCCGGACGAACCCTTCCGGCTGGTGGTGCAGAGCTTCGACTGGGACTCCACGCGGGTCTCGAAGGGGCTCCTGCCCTCGATCCCGCACGCGCTGCTCGGGCGCGTTCCGGAAGCGGAGATCGGCCAGTACACCTGGGCGCACATGATCAACCCCAACCACACCACCATCGACGCCGACTACGTCGGCGCGGTGCACGACGCGGGGCTGGAGATCATGCCGTACACGATCAACGACCCCGCGAGGATGCGCCAGGTCCTGGAGATGGGTGTGGACGGATTCATCACGGACTTCCCGGACGTGGGGCAGGAAGCCGTCGCGGAGTTCCTCGCCGGGACCTCGGCTGCGGCTCGGGAGTACGCGGCGCAGCAGGAGCAGGAACTGGCGCAGCAGGAGCAGCAGGAGGAACCGGAACTGGCGCAGGAGCAGGACCTGGAACTGGTGTCGAACTAG
- a CDS encoding alanine racemase, protein MSDRLSIPQELVDWRTKGLWWPGEPVTLDEFAARGDHLFTGPFTWPLMVLRASALDRNIAALAEFAERHRLLFAPHGKTAMSPVLTQRQLDAGAWGITAATANQVLDFRRFGVNRILLANELLDPKVLRWVAAELDADPGFEFLFYADSPEGVSVASQAVERDGGRPLRVMVERGTPGGRTGCRTREQVLNVAREVVRAPGLELAGVAGYEGSLSDAEGVRGFLNDLLGDSAALATEHHLERPVLSVGGSAWFDVVAEEIGGREDILPILRSGAYVAHDDGLYRRTTPYNRLPEGGDALAGALELWAQVTSTPEPGLAIAAMGRREANFDQGFPIPRILRRADGTVVPAGGVEVTNLNDHHAYLTIPGDLSVRPGDLISFGISHPCTAFDRWQVIPVVDDEYRVTEAIATYF, encoded by the coding sequence GTGAGCGACCGGCTTTCCATCCCCCAGGAACTCGTGGACTGGCGCACCAAGGGCCTGTGGTGGCCGGGTGAGCCCGTCACCCTCGACGAGTTCGCCGCGCGGGGGGACCACCTGTTTACCGGTCCGTTCACCTGGCCGCTCATGGTGCTGCGCGCCTCCGCGCTGGACCGTAACATCGCCGCCCTGGCCGAGTTCGCCGAGCGCCACCGACTGTTGTTCGCCCCGCACGGCAAGACCGCCATGTCGCCCGTGCTCACCCAGCGCCAGCTCGACGCGGGGGCCTGGGGGATCACCGCCGCCACCGCCAACCAGGTCCTGGACTTCCGACGGTTCGGCGTGAACCGGATCCTGCTGGCCAACGAACTCCTCGACCCCAAGGTCCTGCGCTGGGTGGCGGCCGAACTCGACGCCGACCCCGGCTTCGAATTCCTCTTCTACGCGGACTCGCCCGAAGGGGTGTCCGTGGCCTCCCAGGCGGTCGAGCGCGACGGCGGCCGCCCGCTCCGCGTGATGGTGGAGCGCGGAACCCCCGGAGGTAGGACCGGCTGTCGAACCCGCGAACAGGTCCTGAACGTGGCCCGTGAGGTCGTGCGCGCTCCGGGCCTCGAACTAGCAGGGGTCGCCGGTTACGAGGGCTCCCTCAGCGACGCCGAAGGGGTCCGCGGCTTCCTGAACGACCTGCTCGGCGACTCCGCCGCGCTCGCCACCGAACACCACCTGGAGCGCCCGGTGCTCTCCGTGGGCGGCAGCGCGTGGTTCGACGTGGTCGCCGAGGAGATCGGGGGCCGCGAAGACATCCTGCCGATCCTGCGCAGCGGCGCCTACGTCGCCCACGACGACGGTCTGTACCGGCGGACCACCCCGTACAACCGACTGCCCGAAGGCGGCGACGCTCTCGCCGGGGCCCTGGAACTCTGGGCCCAGGTCACCTCCACCCCCGAGCCCGGACTGGCGATCGCCGCGATGGGGCGACGCGAGGCCAACTTCGACCAGGGGTTCCCGATCCCCCGTATCCTCCGCCGCGCGGACGGCACCGTGGTCCCGGCAGGCGGAGTGGAGGTCACCAACCTCAACGACCACCACGCCTACCTGACCATCCCCGGCGACCTGTCCGTGCGCCCCGGCGACCTGATCTCCTTCGGTATCTCGCACCCGTGCACGGCCTTCGACCGCTGGCAGGTCATCCCGGTGGTGGACGACGAGTACCGCGTGACAGAGGCGATCGCGACCTATTTCTAG
- a CDS encoding mycothiol-dependent nitroreductase Rv2466c family protein, whose product MHGLRPLAGHPGGGRRVPRDRGDRDLFLASVEENGPGRAHGRGALDRRLLAGPGLPQYLADTGWHADNDHVLRSSHEEAMRSVEGDVGTPILALTEPQHTGGKPRRAFFGPVVDTAPDQRDALRLWEGVLLLSEVSNFRELKR is encoded by the coding sequence GTGCACGGCCTTCGACCGCTGGCAGGTCATCCCGGTGGTGGACGACGAGTACCGCGTGACAGAGGCGATCGCGACCTATTTCTAGCTTCCGTCGAAGAGAACGGTCCGGGGAGGGCACATGGACGCGGAGCGCTGGACCGTCGACTTCTGGCTGGACCCGGCCTGCCCCAGTACCTTGCCGACACGGGCTGGCACGCCGATAACGACCACGTGCTGCGCTCTTCACACGAAGAAGCGATGCGGTCGGTCGAGGGGGATGTCGGCACGCCCATCCTCGCGCTCACCGAGCCTCAACACACAGGCGGGAAACCCCGACGAGCCTTCTTCGGGCCGGTGGTGGACACCGCCCCGGACCAACGGGACGCCCTCCGCCTCTGGGAAGGCGTCCTCCTGCTGTCCGAAGTCTCGAACTTCCGCGAGCTGAAGCGCTGA
- a CDS encoding beta-N-acetylhexosaminidase — translation MPEKPHPEPLSLVPRPLEVRTDGPGGLTLTAATRVSADREAQGTLAWLQRELGAATGLPLATGDEEDAQIRLSVDPGAGLGREGYRLIIDSAGAIVVGNEPAGVFYGVQTLRQLLPADAYRSTSLGGAEWRLPAVSITDAPRFRWRGAMLDIARHFQPKREILRFIDLLALHKLNVLHLHLTDDQGWRVEIRRYPKLTEVASWRTESQVGTSKPPVFDGRPHGGFLTQDDIREIVAYADARHVAVVPEIDVPGHSQAAIHAYPELGEVGEIPVGTQWGIFDEVLAVTDDVLEFYKNVFDELIELFPSTYIHVGGDECPKTQWKNSPSAQQRIREEGLADEDELQSWFIRQLDDHLTKRGRRLLGWDEILEGGLAPGATVMSWRGEEGGIAAARAGHDVVMAPTASSYLDYKQSNSPDEPVPVGTLLRVEDVYESEPVPADLTEEESQHVLGAQVNLWSEHIDSQRKLDYMVFPRLSAFAEKVWSEGERDFTEFEPRLKHHLGRLDAAGVEYRPLEGPRPWHTRPGVYGWGYYPGEAPPEQGHAAG, via the coding sequence GTGCCTGAGAAACCCCACCCCGAACCCCTCTCCCTGGTCCCCCGCCCATTGGAGGTGAGGACCGACGGCCCTGGCGGCCTGACGCTGACCGCCGCCACCCGGGTCTCCGCCGACCGCGAGGCGCAGGGCACCCTCGCCTGGCTCCAGCGTGAACTCGGCGCCGCCACCGGGCTGCCACTGGCCACCGGCGACGAGGAGGACGCCCAGATCCGGCTGAGCGTCGACCCCGGGGCCGGACTCGGCCGGGAGGGCTACCGCCTGATCATCGACTCCGCGGGCGCGATCGTGGTCGGCAACGAGCCCGCCGGGGTGTTCTACGGGGTACAGACCCTGCGCCAACTACTGCCCGCCGACGCCTACCGCAGTACCTCCCTGGGCGGTGCGGAGTGGCGGCTGCCCGCGGTGAGCATCACCGACGCCCCGCGCTTCCGATGGCGCGGCGCCATGCTGGACATCGCCCGGCACTTCCAGCCCAAACGCGAGATCCTGCGCTTCATCGACCTGCTCGCGCTGCACAAGCTCAACGTGCTGCACCTGCACCTGACCGACGACCAGGGGTGGCGGGTCGAGATCCGCCGCTATCCGAAGCTGACCGAGGTCGCCTCCTGGCGCACCGAGAGCCAGGTGGGGACCAGTAAGCCGCCGGTCTTCGACGGGCGCCCGCACGGCGGGTTCCTCACCCAGGACGACATCCGAGAGATCGTGGCATACGCGGATGCCCGACACGTGGCGGTGGTCCCGGAGATCGACGTTCCCGGCCACTCGCAGGCGGCCATCCACGCCTACCCGGAGTTGGGCGAGGTCGGCGAGATCCCGGTCGGCACCCAGTGGGGCATCTTCGACGAGGTGCTCGCGGTCACCGACGACGTCCTGGAGTTCTACAAGAACGTCTTCGACGAGCTGATCGAGCTGTTCCCCAGCACGTACATCCACGTGGGCGGGGACGAGTGCCCCAAGACCCAGTGGAAGAACAGCCCCTCCGCCCAGCAGAGAATCAGAGAGGAGGGGCTGGCCGACGAGGACGAACTGCAGAGCTGGTTCATCCGACAGCTGGACGACCACCTCACCAAGCGCGGCCGCCGCCTGCTGGGCTGGGACGAGATCCTGGAAGGGGGGCTCGCCCCGGGGGCCACCGTGATGTCGTGGCGCGGCGAGGAGGGCGGTATCGCGGCCGCCCGCGCCGGGCACGACGTGGTCATGGCCCCCACGGCCAGTTCCTACCTGGACTACAAGCAGTCCAACAGCCCGGACGAACCGGTCCCCGTCGGTACTCTGCTGCGGGTCGAGGACGTCTACGAGAGCGAGCCGGTCCCCGCCGACCTCACCGAGGAGGAGTCCCAGCACGTCCTCGGCGCCCAGGTCAACCTGTGGAGCGAGCACATCGACTCCCAACGCAAGCTGGACTACATGGTCTTCCCCCGCCTGAGCGCTTTCGCCGAGAAGGTCTGGTCCGAGGGCGAGCGTGACTTCACCGAATTCGAGCCCCGCCTGAAGCACCACCTCGGCCGCTTGGACGCGGCGGGGGTCGAGTACCGACCCCTGGAGGGCCCCCGCCCCTGGCACACCCGCCCCGGCGTCTACGGCTGGGGCTACTACCCCGGCGAAGCACCCCCGGAACAAGGGCACGCCGCCGGCTGA